The DNA sequence ACTGTTGAGATAATGAATCCGGATCATTATATTACAACCCTCTCGGCTGATGCTGTGTTTAAGGCAGAAATGGTCGTGAAGATGGGTCGAAGTTATGTTCCCGCTAAAAGGGAGAGGGACCCTGACCAACCGGAAGGCACTATAAATATTGATGCGTTATTTTCACCAATTAAAAGGGTAAACTATACGATAACCCATGCCAGGGTGGGGCAGGTTACTGATTATGATAGGCTGATATTGGAGGTATGGACCGATGGGAGTATTTTACCAGAGGATGCCGTAGCTTATTCTGCAAAAATATTAAAGGAACAGCTCAGTATTTTTATAAATTTTGAAGAGGAAGAGGAAGAGCAGGAAGAACATAAAGAGATCGAGGAAAAGGGGAAAATCAATCAGAACTTGCACAGGAGTGTTGATGAGTTGGAGCTTTCTGTAAGATCTGCAAACTGTTTAAAAAATGCCGGCATTACTCTTATTGGAGAACTTGTTCAGAAGACTGAGACTGAAATGCTTAAAACCAAGAACTTTGGAAGGAAGTCCCTGAGTGAAATTAAGGAAATACTTGCTGAGATGGGACTTGGACTCGGTATCAAGGTAGATTTTAAACTGCCGGTAAAATATGATGAAGAAGAAGCTAAAGAAGTATAGTAGATTCATTAATTAGAAAGGAAGATGTTAAATGCGTCACAGAAAGGCTGGGAGGAAGCTGGGTAGAACCACGAGTCATAGAAAAGCGATGCTGAGAAATATTGTAACTTCCTTCATGAAGCATGAAAAGATCGTTACAACCGATGCCAAGGCAAAAGAGTTGAGGAAAATTGCCGAAAAGATAATTACCTTAGGGAAAAATGACAGCCTCCACGCAAGAAGGCAGGTTCTGTCTTTTATAAGAGATCGGGCAGTTGTCAAAAAGCTTTTTGAAAAGCTGTCACCCCGTTACAGTGAAAGGGCTGGGGGTTATTCGAGAATAGTAAAGGTAGGTTACAGAGCAGGTGACAATGCCCCTATGTCTGTTATTGAATTAATTTCAGAAGGAGACAAGAGACCCTCAAAGTAGAGTTGGTACAGTACGTTTCAACCGCGGGAAAATAAGGAAATAAAAAAGTGTAAAAATAAAAAGGCAAGGAATCTCACCCTTGCCTTTTTATTTGATCCATCAGTATCTTTTACGTTTTCCCTTGAAATTTTTCTTAAAAGAAATATAATAAGAAATCGTCAATACATATAGACCTTTGAAAAACTGAAAAATATGGTTTTGAGGGTGAAAAAATGTTCTGAGTATTGAAAAACCATTTTTTCAATGCTTTCACATAATGTATTGATATATTGCGACATCTCGATGCATTTTAGAGAAGATTGTCTTATATCTTTTGAACCCTAATGTATGTGATGAGTAAGGGAGGATCAGTCATGGCAGAGGAAAAAATTGGAGAGGTTGTTAAGTTTTTTGCTAAGCCAAGCGTTGCAGCGGTCAAGATTACTGATGGAGAGTTAAAAGTAGGTGATACGGTTAAGTTTACAGGTCATACCACTGATTTTGAAAGTAAAGTTGACTCAATGGAAATAGAAAACGAAAAAGCTGAAAAGGCAGTAACCGGTGATTATATCGGAATTAAGGTAACTGAGCGAGTTCGTCCTGGCGATGAGATGTTTAAGGTTGTATCAGAAGAATAATTTGATGATGAGTTCATGGCGAAAGTCCAAAGGCGGTCAACTTAGAGTTGGCTAAGGAATTGATATTTAGAACAACCCACAGTGATCCTTATATTAACTTTTCCTGATCCATCT is a window from the Syntrophales bacterium genome containing:
- a CDS encoding DNA-directed RNA polymerase subunit alpha, with product MQKNWRSLIQPKRIEVDEKTHTRLYGEFTCQPLERGFGITLGNSLRRVLLSSIQGAAIVSVKVDGVLHEYSTIPGVKDDATDLILNLKGIRLKLHEDGPRVIHIDASGEGVITAGDIITDGTVEIMNPDHYITTLSADAVFKAEMVVKMGRSYVPAKRERDPDQPEGTINIDALFSPIKRVNYTITHARVGQVTDYDRLILEVWTDGSILPEDAVAYSAKILKEQLSIFINFEEEEEEQEEHKEIEEKGKINQNLHRSVDELELSVRSANCLKNAGITLIGELVQKTETEMLKTKNFGRKSLSEIKEILAEMGLGLGIKVDFKLPVKYDEEEAKEV
- the rplQ gene encoding 50S ribosomal protein L17 encodes the protein MRHRKAGRKLGRTTSHRKAMLRNIVTSFMKHEKIVTTDAKAKELRKIAEKIITLGKNDSLHARRQVLSFIRDRAVVKKLFEKLSPRYSERAGGYSRIVKVGYRAGDNAPMSVIELISEGDKRPSK
- a CDS encoding EF-Tu/IF-2/RF-3 family GTPase: MAEEKIGEVVKFFAKPSVAAVKITDGELKVGDTVKFTGHTTDFESKVDSMEIENEKAEKAVTGDYIGIKVTERVRPGDEMFKVVSEE